The following proteins are encoded in a genomic region of Pseudodesulfovibrio mercurii:
- a CDS encoding 4Fe-4S dicluster domain-containing protein, translated as MDRRKFLKLACAGVPALGALTATEVRAEGGKPRYAMVIDLRRCVGCHSCSVSCSVENRVPVGKFRATVGEFVIEDAGIAPTIAPLPRLCNHCEEPACVPVCPVHATYKDENGLVLVDSDKCLACGFCVQACPYDARYINPVTHTTDKCTFCVHRLQAGLLPACVENCVGGARIFGDLNDPQSLVVRTLREHQGDVNVLAPEMGTRPNVYYINLNAFLESPVNVGLPMAEGAMTAGGGHA; from the coding sequence ATGGACAGAAGGAAATTTCTCAAGCTCGCCTGCGCCGGGGTGCCCGCTCTGGGTGCGCTCACGGCGACGGAAGTGCGTGCGGAGGGCGGCAAACCCCGGTACGCCATGGTCATCGATCTCAGGCGGTGCGTGGGCTGCCATTCGTGCTCGGTCTCCTGTTCCGTGGAGAACCGTGTGCCGGTGGGCAAGTTCCGGGCCACGGTGGGCGAGTTCGTCATCGAGGACGCCGGGATCGCCCCGACCATCGCCCCGCTGCCCAGGCTGTGCAACCACTGCGAGGAACCGGCCTGCGTGCCGGTCTGCCCGGTGCACGCCACCTACAAGGACGAGAACGGCCTGGTCCTGGTGGACAGCGACAAGTGCCTGGCCTGCGGCTTCTGCGTCCAGGCCTGCCCCTACGACGCCCGGTACATCAACCCGGTCACCCACACCACGGACAAGTGCACCTTCTGCGTGCACCGGCTCCAGGCCGGGCTGCTGCCCGCCTGCGTGGAGAACTGCGTGGGCGGGGCGCGCATCTTCGGCGACCTGAACGACCCGCAGAGCCTGGTCGTCCGGACCCTCAGGGAGCACCAGGGCGACGTCAACGTCCTGGCCCCGGAGATGGGCACCAGGCCCAACGTCTACTACATCAATCTGAACGCCTTCCTGGAGAGCCCGGTCAACGTGGGGCTGCCCATGGCCGAAGGCGCCATGACGGCGGGAGGTGGACATGCCTAA
- the nrfD gene encoding NrfD/PsrC family molybdoenzyme membrane anchor subunit, protein MPKVIELVNVPPAITWEVLEPLALTLLTAAACAVLLGGGLTLAGRGADVRRGLLTTGIASVITGLGALALSLGNPFHLYMFMVSPSFSSWTTIGTFLLPVFLGVSLLALYLDSDGDGRARPVAGLAVFLALGVLTYASREIGYLPGRVMWHAKALPLGFVLAGLSGSAGLSALLGAFKGRSMPTWLTAVMIAASLLCAGAGFLLTPPEGYVLAAPSAWTALSLIGAVAAVLGLIALKARGLTALAGLFAYGAGLGFYVRLIFLGQSIPRKSFTAVDAGAVAHLVSAKSLLILAVSLVFLLGLGAVLGGLFSNVALARREHSHG, encoded by the coding sequence ATGCCTAAGGTCATCGAACTGGTCAACGTGCCCCCGGCCATCACCTGGGAGGTCCTGGAGCCCCTGGCCCTGACCCTGCTCACGGCGGCGGCCTGCGCGGTCCTGCTGGGCGGCGGCCTGACCCTGGCCGGACGCGGCGCGGACGTGCGGCGCGGGCTGCTGACCACGGGCATCGCCTCGGTCATCACCGGGCTGGGCGCCCTGGCCCTGTCCCTGGGCAACCCCTTTCATCTCTACATGTTCATGGTCTCGCCGTCCTTCAGCTCCTGGACGACCATCGGCACCTTCCTGCTCCCGGTCTTTCTCGGCGTGTCCCTGCTGGCCCTGTACCTGGACAGCGACGGCGACGGCCGCGCCCGGCCCGTGGCCGGACTGGCGGTTTTCCTGGCCCTGGGCGTGCTGACCTACGCCTCGCGCGAGATCGGCTACCTGCCGGGCCGGGTCATGTGGCACGCCAAGGCGCTGCCTCTGGGCTTCGTCCTGGCCGGGCTGTCCGGCTCCGCCGGGCTGTCCGCGCTCCTCGGCGCGTTCAAGGGCCGGTCCATGCCCACCTGGCTCACGGCGGTCATGATCGCGGCCTCCCTGCTCTGCGCCGGGGCGGGCTTCCTGCTGACCCCGCCCGAGGGCTACGTGCTGGCCGCGCCCTCGGCCTGGACCGCGCTTTCCCTGATCGGCGCGGTCGCGGCCGTGCTCGGCCTGATCGCCCTCAAGGCCCGGGGCCTGACCGCCCTGGCCGGGCTGTTCGCCTACGGCGCGGGCCTGGGTTTCTACGTCCGGCTGATCTTCCTGGGCCAGTCCATTCCCCGCAAGTCCTTCACCGCCGTGGACGCGGGGGCCGTGGCCCATCTGGTCTCGGCCAAGTCCCTGCTGATCCTGGCGGTGAGCCTGGTCTTCCTGCTCGGCCTGGGCGCGGTCCTGGGCGGTCTTTTCAGCAACGTCGCCCTGGCAAGGAGGGAGCACTCCCATGGATAA